From the genome of Biomphalaria glabrata chromosome 1, xgBioGlab47.1, whole genome shotgun sequence, one region includes:
- the LOC106068565 gene encoding ubiquitin domain-containing protein 2-like, whose product MGGCIGSQRDNGPPSGESSDVTGMVQHVSVGRNQPLKPEKPKWKSDVPLTEGQLRSKRDEFWDTAPAFDGRKEIWDALKAASYALETGDHALAQAIVDGASISLPHGTLMDCYDELGNRYQLPHYVLSAPANLIDDTSESEASPDTDVNATPGVEQPIRFRLSTLSHDIKLSVSSTDTVSKVKKRIADMQVGVDPHRQRWYYAGRLLNDKLRIEDARIPKNHVVQVIVSGPSHEPPS is encoded by the exons ATGGGTGGGTGCATTGGGTCTCAGAGAGACAATGGCCCACCCTCGGGGGAATCTTCGGATGTGACTGGAATGGTGCAGCACG TTTCAGTCGGGAGAAATCAGCCTCTTAAACCAGAGAAACCTAAATGGAAGAGTGATGTCCCTTTGACAGAAGGGCAGCTTAGAAGTAAAAGAGATGAGTTTTGGGACACAGCACCAGCATTTGATGGGAGGAAAGAAATTTGGGATGCATTGAAAGCTGCCTCCTATGCTTTAGAAACAGGAGACCATGCACTTGCGCAAGCCATTGTTGATGGGGCTAGTATATCGTTACCACATG GAACATTAATGGACTGTTATGATGAACTAGGAAACAGATATCAACTACCACACTATGTTCTAAGTGCCCCAGCAAACTTAATTGACGACACTAGTGAAAGTGAGGCTTCACCTGACACAGACGTTAATGCTACACCAGGTGTGGAACAGCCAATCAGGTTCAGACTTTCAACTTTGAGCCACGACATTAAGCTGTCAGTTAGCTCTACAGACACAGTGTCAAAGGTGAAAAAACGTATTGCCGACATGCAGGTCGGGGTAGACCCTCATAGACAGCGGTGGTATTATGCTGGACGTTTGCTCAATGATAAACTGCGCATCGAGGATGCTCGCATACCAAAAAATCATGTGGTTCAAGTAATAGTTTCTGGACCATCACATGAACCCCCAAGCTGA
- the LOC106068573 gene encoding WD repeat-containing protein 91-like — MAASCEKLDQLVKDYLLFRGFSTTLKILDQELKTDKDKGLRVDRMMEQIWTYLSNFDLQGLRDYWRYLNQRLFSRLEQRYALSVRKLESSLLKLYVVNAHQGGKQEKVLGFYEQLGADLQTHPDFKDWFAFPFVTNPAENPMFSLYFTKQWQDTLQLSLHNFLSVVLQAMPVPTLLNVEFDARRMKTLQEENTSLKQQLMNSATATVDMGAEAKVKPRHAVHMDLPPPPSPPDMVYDFSGLASDSDSSNQEKQKTTRRFLSLTSPLMGRKKSDAASIKPKTTGAAAPAALVISGAQGKLSKVVETTTTPSLITASEGRKMSVPSSHPSSITAASEAAKSQPFSKVFGSSGSSQQLSSLIRHATFSAGDTHPSSSLTTNRSLSVPANKLPASSKKILDAVKKKPETQLSGLSSTEVPNAASALEAVSDQDVTDSDCPFLLLEVDEYIEHSSAAAFCRFSLSGQYVASLDVDGIVKVWMWSPQPATIATVMSKSAFLSLAWASKSDRWLLLGNKTGSLRLFDLKDSKAHKEVLVSPDNPANCMRVTDLSISPSSSQFACATADYCPFSTSLNNVSGRLFLWDLRSLKMERMLPVESVLCNAITCSSYSRNSQTLLTGGADGTLRLYDVHSQKPVIKWPGHDSPIHTVHFHGDKSVYSMSADGKLYEWNLSCPGQVINSLNCGTRDFLANKPGSCRGRLFALDTDYDQYLLTYNGRRGSIYKILDASCPTLAMDLKLHQSPVVSVDWSSSQGTRVCLTSSADAKIKISTLLSK; from the exons ATGGCTGCCAGTTGTGAAAAGCTAGATCAGCTGGTCAAAGACTACCTATTGTTTAGGGGGTTTTCGACTACGTTAAAAATACTTGACCAAGAACTAAAAACTGATAAAGATAAGGGATTGCGG GTCGACCGTATGATGGAACAAATTTGGACTTATCTCTCCAACTTTGATTTACAAGGTCTCCGAGATTATTGGCGTTATTTAAACCAGAGACTTTTCTCCCGACTGGAACAGCGTTATGCTCTGAGTGTTCGGAAGCTGGAAAGCAGCCTGCTGAAATTATACGTTGTGAATGCTCACCAGGGAGGAAAGCAAGAAAAAGTTTTAGGGTTCTATGAACAGCTTGGAGCTGATTTACAAACTCATCCAGACTTTAAAGATTGGTTTG CTTTTCCATTCGTGACTAACCCGGCAGAAAATCCaatgttttctttatattttaccAAACAATGGCAAGACACGCTCCAGCTTTCTCTACACAACTTTCTTTCTGTTGTGTTGCAAGCAATGC CAGTTCCAACATTGCTCAATGTGGAGTTTGATGCCAGGCGCATGAAGACATTACAGGAAGAGAATACATCCTTAAAACAACAG ttgATGAATTCTGCTACAGCAACTGTAGATATGGGTGCTGAAGCTAAAGTGAAACCAAGACATGCTGTTCATATGGATCTCCCCCCACCTCCTTCTCCTCCTGATATGGTCTATGATTTTTCTGGATTAGCCAG tgacagTGACTCTTCAAATCAAGAGAAACAAAAGACCACAAGGCGATTTTTAAGTCTTACATCCCCACTGATGGGTCGAAAGAAATCAGATGCTGCATCAATCAAACCTAAAACCACAGGAGCAGCTGCTCCTGCAGCTTTAGTTATTTCTGGAGCACAGGGGAAG CTTTCCAAAGTTGTAGAGACTACGACAACACCATCATTGATAACTGCATCCGAAggaagaaaaatgtcagttccATCCTCACATCCATCCTCAATCACAGCAGCATCAGAAGCTGCTAAAAGCCAACCTTTTTCTAAAGTATTTGGGAGTTCAGGTTCTTCTCAGCAGCTGTCTTCCCTGATCAGGCATGCCACATTCTCAGCAGGAGATACACACCCTTCATCCTCACTCACAACAAAT AGATCCTTATCAGTTCCAGCAAACAAATTGCCAGCTTCATCCAAGAAGATCCTAGATGCTGTTAAAAAGAAGCCAGAAACTCAGCTATCAGGCTTATCAAGTACTGAAGTGCCCAATGCTGCATCTGCCTTGGAAGCAGTTTCAGATCAAGATGTAACAG attcGGATTGTCCATTTTTACTTTTAGAG GTTGATGAATATATTGAGCACAGCTCAGCTGCTGCCTTCTGTCGTTTTTCCCTGTCAGGGCAGTATGTTGCCAGCCTAGATGTGGATGGCATTGTCAA AGTTTGGATGTGGAGTCCACAGCCTGCTACGATTGCTACAGTTATGTCCAAGTCTGCTTTTTTATCTCTGGCATGGGCTAGCAAGTCTGACAGATGg CTGTTACTAGGCAACAAGACAGGCTCTCTTCGCTTGTTTGATTTAAAAGACAGCAAAGCCCATAAAGAAGTTTTAGTCAGTCCAGACAATCCAGCTAA TTGTATGCGGGTGACAGACTTGTCCATTAGTCCATCAAGTTCACAGTTTGCCTGTGCCACAGCTGATTACTGCCCTTTCTCAACCAGTCTGAATAATGTTAGTGGACGATTGTTTCTCTGGGATCTTCGAAGTCTAAAAATGGAG AGAATGTTGCCTGTTGAATCTGTTTTGTGTAATGCTATCACCTGTTCCTCTTACAGTCGCAACAGCCAGACTCTGTTGACTGGAGGTGCTGATGGTACACTTAGATTATATG ATGTCCATTCACAAAAACCTGTGATCAAATGGCCTGGACATGATTCACCAATTCATACAGTTCATTTCCATGGTGATAAATCTGTTTATAGCATGTCGGCTGATGGGAAA CTGTATGAATGGAATTTGTCTTGCCCTGGTCAAGTTATTAACAGTTTGAATTGTGGAACACGAGACTTTTTAGCTAATAAACCCGGAAGCTGTAGAGGTCGTCTTTTTGCACTTGATACTGATTATGATCAATATTTATTAACTTACAATGGCCGAAGGGGCTCAATTTACAAG ATTCTTGATGCTTCTTGCCCTACTCTTGCAATGGATTTAAAGCTTCATCAGTCTCCTGTGGTTAGTGTAGACTGGTCATCTTCACAGGGCACACGAGTCTGTCTCACAAGCTCAGCTGATGCCAAAATTAAGATATCTACTTTATTATCCAAGTAG